Proteins from a single region of Noviherbaspirillum saxi:
- a CDS encoding Bug family tripartite tricarboxylate transporter substrate binding protein — protein MNQWCRIFALSGVFVSALAAPHAVAQSYPSKPINFVVPAAAGGPTDAVTRLIADQMSKSMGVSVIVEPKPGGGGNIGANYVAKSAPDGYTLLMATLGTHAVNETMYSNLQFDPQKDFEAVSQVVSYPLVIAVRPDLGINNVADLIKLAKTRNLNRGSGGSGTSMHLSGEYFNSMAGVQMTHVPYKGSAPAVTDLLGGQIDLVFDTILTVLPHVKQGKVKVIGVTTDTRSPVLPDVPPISDTVPGYSMSSWIGVVVPKGTPKSIVDRLQTEIAKALKVPDVREKLLSQAAQPVGSTPEQFREFIKQETIRWGKVVKESGAKAN, from the coding sequence TTGAACCAGTGGTGTCGCATATTTGCGCTGTCCGGGGTGTTTGTGTCTGCGTTGGCCGCTCCACACGCCGTCGCTCAGTCATACCCCAGCAAACCGATTAACTTTGTCGTGCCAGCCGCCGCTGGCGGACCGACTGATGCGGTGACACGTCTGATCGCCGACCAGATGTCCAAGAGCATGGGCGTGTCGGTGATCGTCGAGCCCAAGCCGGGGGGAGGCGGCAACATCGGTGCCAACTACGTTGCCAAGAGTGCGCCGGACGGCTACACGCTGCTCATGGCAACGCTCGGCACGCACGCCGTCAACGAGACCATGTATTCGAACCTGCAGTTCGACCCGCAGAAGGACTTCGAGGCAGTGAGCCAGGTGGTGTCATATCCGCTGGTGATTGCCGTGCGGCCGGACCTCGGCATCAATAACGTCGCCGACCTGATCAAGCTGGCCAAGACGCGGAACCTGAACCGCGGTTCGGGCGGCAGTGGCACCTCGATGCACCTGTCGGGCGAGTACTTCAACAGCATGGCTGGCGTGCAGATGACGCACGTCCCCTACAAGGGAAGCGCCCCCGCTGTCACTGACCTGCTGGGCGGTCAGATCGACCTGGTCTTCGACACCATCCTGACGGTTCTGCCGCACGTCAAGCAGGGCAAGGTCAAGGTAATTGGGGTAACCACAGACACGCGTTCGCCGGTGCTACCGGACGTGCCCCCGATCAGCGACACCGTGCCGGGCTACAGCATGTCATCGTGGATCGGTGTGGTAGTGCCCAAGGGCACGCCCAAGTCGATCGTGGACCGGCTGCAGACCGAGATTGCAAAGGCGCTCAAAGTGCCGGATGTGCGCGAGAAATTGCTGTCCCAGGCCGCTCAGCCTGTCGGCAGCACGCCCGAGCAGTTCCGGGAGTTCATCAAACAAGAGACCATCCGCTGGGGCAAGGTGGTCAAGGAATCCGGCGCTAAAGCCAACTAG
- a CDS encoding IclR family transcriptional regulator domain-containing protein, protein MMTKQQNASAAETDGAHSDATDLDSTDDVDNDGARSAYFLESLANGLRCLALFGADQPSVTIQEAATLLDVTRPSARRLLLTLKQVGYLEQVDRDFLVTPKVLELGFSYFSSKGLRAIAIPYMEAVAAKTGETCALGVLDGVDIVFLHRAEPKKPMRLDLSIGSRLPAFAHSMGRILLSQLNDEALDQALRTADLKPFTDRTVVDVDQLKQEIARVRERGWSFSNGELMEGIAGVSRPIFNAKGQIVAAINISMILGNHTAAYVEQEMLPHLTQASEAISRIYSSVH, encoded by the coding sequence ATGATGACAAAACAGCAAAACGCGTCGGCCGCCGAAACCGATGGGGCGCATTCTGACGCAACCGACCTCGACAGCACCGATGACGTCGACAACGATGGCGCGCGGTCTGCCTACTTTCTAGAGTCACTTGCGAACGGTCTGCGCTGCCTGGCCCTGTTTGGCGCCGACCAGCCGAGCGTCACCATCCAGGAGGCGGCAACACTTCTGGATGTGACGCGCCCGTCCGCGCGGCGACTCCTGCTTACGCTGAAACAAGTGGGCTACCTCGAACAAGTCGACCGCGACTTCCTGGTGACCCCCAAGGTCCTCGAACTAGGGTTTTCCTACTTCAGCAGCAAGGGCCTGCGCGCCATTGCCATCCCCTACATGGAGGCGGTAGCTGCCAAGACCGGCGAAACCTGTGCGCTGGGAGTCCTCGACGGCGTCGATATCGTGTTCCTGCACCGCGCCGAGCCGAAAAAGCCCATGCGCCTGGACCTGTCGATCGGTAGCCGACTGCCGGCTTTCGCCCACTCGATGGGACGCATCCTGTTGTCCCAACTCAATGACGAGGCGCTTGACCAGGCATTGCGTACCGCCGACCTCAAGCCATTTACTGATAGAACCGTGGTCGACGTCGACCAACTCAAGCAGGAAATCGCCCGGGTGCGCGAACGCGGCTGGTCGTTTTCCAACGGTGAGCTCATGGAAGGGATCGCCGGCGTATCACGGCCCATCTTCAACGCCAAGGGCCAGATCGTTGCTGCGATCAACATCAGCATGATCCTCGGCAACCATACCGCCGCCTACGTCGAGCAGGAGATGCTGCCGCACCTGACCCAGGCCAGTGAGGCGATCTCCCGCATCTACAGTTCGGTGCACTAA
- a CDS encoding 3-hydroxyacyl-CoA dehydrogenase NAD-binding domain-containing protein: protein MNIENNVVVVTDTVRYAEQDGVAVILLDNAPVNGLGNTVRQGIAECLTRATDSANVRAVVITGKGKVFCGGADIRQFNTPAATEAPMLRHVIRAIELSEKPVIAAIHGVALGGGLELALGCHYRVTTADASLGLPEVNLGLVPGGGGTQRLPRLVGIRAAIEFAQSGKPVRGEEAVALGLTDALIEGDVMAAGMKFARSVADRGGPHPVIGQKPPADVDGIDFGAVAAAVNPKARNGRAQRAAISCMEASTRLPLEVGLDYERFLFDELVAGPESKALRHMFFAEREALKVEGLAAGTSVRSIRSVGILGAGTMGAGIAMAFANAGISVTMFEKDQPALDGGLKLIRQNYEITASKGTLSPDDVKKRLDKIATTLDMGKLADADLVIEAVFEDMAVKQSVFRQLDDICKPDAILATNTSRLNIDEIAASTRRPESVIGLHFFSPANVMKLLEVVRGKRTSDQVIASCIKMAQVIGKTPVLVGVCEGFVGNRMLTGYWREAGFLLEEGASPQQVDGAMTRFGFAMGPLAMADLAGLDINWATRKRLAATRPAHLRYSRFADRICELGRFGQKTGAGYYRYEPGSRTPIPDSVADELIVQCAKEAGIARRTISDEEIVERCVLALVNEGARILQEGIAQRASDIDVVYVNGYGFPAWRGGPMFYAETSGIDAVLQKIRTLHEVHGEHWTPAPLLVQLVEQGRTRFQAA from the coding sequence ATGAATATCGAGAACAATGTGGTGGTCGTGACCGATACGGTCCGATACGCCGAGCAAGACGGCGTGGCGGTGATCTTGCTGGACAACGCGCCAGTCAACGGCTTGGGTAATACGGTACGGCAGGGCATCGCCGAATGCCTGACGCGGGCGACTGACAGTGCGAATGTCCGTGCTGTGGTGATAACGGGCAAAGGAAAGGTGTTTTGCGGCGGCGCCGATATCCGCCAATTCAACACGCCGGCCGCTACGGAAGCGCCGATGTTACGACACGTCATACGAGCGATCGAGCTTTCGGAAAAGCCGGTCATCGCCGCCATCCACGGCGTGGCGCTGGGAGGAGGGCTCGAACTCGCGCTAGGATGCCACTATCGGGTCACGACTGCCGATGCAAGCCTGGGGCTGCCAGAAGTTAATCTCGGCCTGGTGCCGGGCGGCGGCGGTACGCAGCGCTTACCCCGGCTGGTGGGCATACGCGCAGCGATTGAATTCGCCCAGTCCGGCAAGCCGGTGCGCGGCGAAGAGGCCGTGGCGCTCGGCCTGACCGACGCGCTGATCGAAGGCGATGTGATGGCGGCTGGGATGAAGTTTGCACGCAGTGTTGCGGATCGCGGCGGCCCGCATCCGGTGATCGGACAAAAGCCGCCGGCCGACGTCGATGGCATTGATTTCGGCGCCGTGGCCGCCGCGGTCAATCCGAAAGCGCGCAATGGAAGGGCGCAACGCGCGGCCATCTCCTGTATGGAAGCATCGACGCGTCTGCCTCTTGAAGTAGGCCTGGACTACGAGCGTTTCCTGTTCGACGAACTTGTCGCAGGCCCGGAGTCGAAGGCGCTGCGACATATGTTCTTCGCCGAGCGCGAGGCGCTCAAGGTCGAGGGACTTGCTGCCGGCACCTCTGTGCGTTCGATCAGGAGCGTCGGAATCCTCGGCGCAGGAACCATGGGCGCCGGTATCGCCATGGCATTCGCCAATGCCGGTATTTCGGTGACGATGTTTGAGAAGGACCAGCCGGCCCTTGACGGTGGCCTGAAGCTCATCAGGCAGAACTACGAGATTACTGCCTCCAAGGGAACGCTATCCCCGGACGATGTGAAGAAGCGCCTGGACAAGATTGCAACTACCCTTGACATGGGAAAACTTGCAGATGCCGACCTCGTGATCGAGGCAGTGTTCGAAGACATGGCCGTAAAGCAGTCCGTGTTCCGGCAACTCGACGACATCTGCAAACCGGACGCGATCCTGGCGACCAATACGTCCCGGTTGAACATCGATGAGATTGCCGCCTCTACCAGACGACCGGAAAGCGTGATCGGCCTGCATTTCTTCAGCCCCGCCAATGTCATGAAGTTACTGGAGGTTGTCCGCGGCAAGCGCACCTCGGACCAGGTGATTGCGAGTTGCATAAAGATGGCGCAGGTGATCGGGAAGACTCCGGTTCTTGTTGGCGTTTGTGAAGGCTTTGTCGGGAACCGGATGCTGACCGGATATTGGCGCGAAGCCGGCTTCCTGCTGGAAGAGGGGGCATCCCCACAACAGGTGGATGGAGCGATGACTCGCTTCGGTTTTGCCATGGGGCCCCTGGCCATGGCCGATCTCGCGGGGCTAGACATCAACTGGGCTACTCGAAAGCGTCTCGCGGCGACTCGCCCTGCGCACCTCCGCTATTCCAGATTTGCGGATCGTATCTGCGAGCTGGGACGCTTCGGGCAAAAGACTGGCGCAGGCTATTATCGGTATGAACCAGGCAGCCGCACCCCGATCCCTGATTCGGTCGCGGATGAGCTGATTGTGCAATGCGCGAAGGAGGCGGGAATCGCCCGGCGCACCATCAGCGACGAAGAAATCGTCGAACGATGCGTGCTGGCACTGGTAAACGAGGGGGCGCGCATCTTGCAGGAAGGCATTGCACAGCGTGCCTCCGATATCGATGTGGTCTACGTCAACGGCTACGGATTCCCTGCCTGGCGCGGCGGACCGATGTTCTATGCCGAGACGTCCGGCATCGACGCTGTGCTGCAAAAGATTCGCACGCTGCACGAGGTGCATGGAGAACATTGGACGCCTGCGCCGCTTCTGGTGCAGCTTGTTGAACAAGGCAGAACGCGCTTTCAAGCAGCCTGA
- a CDS encoding acyl-CoA dehydrogenase family protein encodes MQAHLDENQRMLGDAVARYLQRNYDLQSRHDATRPAGKHSPAHWAAFADLGLLGLTIPESYGGMGFDATSTYVVMEAFGRHLVTEPYVSTAILCPQLLLHAPSDAAHEKLLSDVITGTRIVAFAHGEPQTDYTLHNVETRAVRDSGGWVLNGRKSVVIHGAIADMLLISARTSGTLLSPEGISLFLLDPCQPGVTRNEYASVDGMPCADFHFNGVRLEPAALLGLEGEGYPAILRATDIAAAALCAESVGAMSAIFDATLDYVKTRKQFGNTIGSFQAVQHRLVDMYLELEQARSLAWLAAMRVDSADDIERQRIVSAAKAKCSSSGRFIGQQGMQLHGGIGMTDELALGRHVKRLVAIEHTFGDARHHLARYARLAVTT; translated from the coding sequence ATGCAAGCTCATCTCGATGAAAACCAGCGCATGCTTGGCGATGCCGTGGCGCGCTATCTCCAACGAAATTACGACCTCCAGTCGCGGCATGACGCAACCCGGCCGGCAGGGAAACACAGTCCAGCGCATTGGGCGGCATTTGCCGACCTCGGGCTACTGGGTCTGACCATCCCCGAATCATACGGAGGCATGGGCTTCGACGCGACGAGCACCTATGTCGTGATGGAGGCATTCGGGCGCCACCTCGTGACGGAGCCTTACGTCAGCACGGCGATCCTGTGTCCACAGTTGCTCTTGCATGCGCCGTCGGATGCCGCCCACGAGAAGCTGTTGTCCGACGTGATCACCGGAACGCGCATCGTGGCATTCGCGCATGGAGAACCGCAGACGGACTACACGTTGCACAACGTTGAAACGCGGGCGGTCCGCGACTCCGGGGGCTGGGTGCTCAATGGCCGAAAATCGGTGGTGATTCACGGAGCCATTGCCGACATGCTGCTGATATCGGCTCGCACCTCGGGGACTTTATTGTCTCCCGAAGGCATTTCGCTCTTTCTGCTCGATCCTTGTCAGCCCGGCGTAACGCGCAACGAATACGCGTCCGTCGATGGCATGCCATGCGCGGACTTCCATTTCAATGGAGTCCGGTTGGAGCCGGCAGCACTGCTTGGTCTTGAAGGAGAGGGCTATCCGGCCATCCTGCGCGCGACCGACATCGCGGCTGCGGCTCTTTGTGCTGAAAGCGTCGGCGCCATGTCGGCGATCTTCGACGCCACGCTCGACTACGTCAAGACGCGCAAGCAGTTCGGTAACACGATCGGTTCCTTCCAGGCTGTCCAGCATCGGCTGGTTGATATGTACCTGGAACTCGAACAGGCAAGATCGCTTGCCTGGCTGGCCGCCATGCGCGTGGACTCGGCAGATGACATTGAGCGGCAACGGATCGTGTCGGCAGCCAAGGCCAAATGCAGCAGCAGCGGGCGGTTCATCGGCCAGCAAGGCATGCAGCTGCACGGAGGAATCGGGATGACCGACGAGCTTGCGCTTGGCCGCCATGTGAAGCGGTTGGTCGCGATCGAACATACGTTTGGCGACGCGCGGCATCATCTCGCGCGCTATGCGCGGCTCGCTGTCACCACCTGA
- a CDS encoding acyl-CoA dehydrogenase family protein, with amino-acid sequence MEQQNDSDLSDLPSFRAEVREFLANNLPSDLRKKVLEHKRLEKEDYLRWHKILFEKGWVAPNWPVEYGGTGWSLMQRYAFDEECAIAGAPETVPFGLRMVAPVIMAYGSAEQKSYYLPRILSGEDWWCQGYSEPGSGSDLVSLKMRAEIQDGVFVVNGQKTWTTYAQYADMMFCLVRTDPEARLYAGISFLLVDMRTPGISIRPIRTLDGNTEINEVFFDNVKVPLVNLVGELNSGWTYAKFLLSHERFGAVRVGRNKRELAFLKRIARERTVDGRPLVDDPVWAHAIAKLEVDMLALEQTNLRLMERVQAGAGNGAEASLLKLLGTSHVKAITEHQVEAAGTHALPFRPEAFSLAEPAQDQLSPHWSGPLVGFCLNLRKISIYGGTDEIQKNIISKVALGL; translated from the coding sequence ATGGAACAACAGAACGATAGCGACCTGAGCGACCTGCCGAGTTTTCGCGCGGAGGTGCGGGAATTCCTTGCAAACAATCTGCCAAGCGATCTCCGGAAAAAGGTGCTCGAACACAAGCGCCTTGAAAAGGAAGATTATCTGCGCTGGCACAAGATTCTTTTCGAGAAAGGATGGGTGGCGCCCAACTGGCCGGTGGAGTATGGCGGCACCGGTTGGTCCCTCATGCAGCGCTATGCATTCGACGAGGAGTGCGCCATCGCCGGCGCCCCCGAGACGGTGCCCTTTGGGTTACGCATGGTCGCCCCGGTCATCATGGCCTACGGAAGCGCCGAGCAAAAGTCGTATTACCTGCCACGCATCCTCTCCGGGGAAGACTGGTGGTGCCAGGGCTACTCGGAGCCGGGATCGGGTTCCGACCTGGTCTCGCTCAAGATGCGCGCGGAGATACAGGATGGCGTATTCGTGGTCAATGGCCAGAAGACGTGGACGACGTATGCACAGTACGCGGACATGATGTTCTGCCTGGTCCGAACGGATCCAGAAGCCAGACTGTATGCCGGCATCTCCTTCCTGCTGGTCGACATGCGTACCCCCGGCATTTCGATCCGGCCGATTCGCACTCTGGATGGCAACACGGAAATCAACGAGGTGTTCTTCGACAACGTCAAGGTGCCGCTGGTCAACCTGGTCGGCGAACTCAACAGCGGCTGGACATATGCAAAGTTCCTCCTTTCGCACGAACGTTTCGGTGCCGTGCGCGTGGGACGGAACAAGCGCGAGCTGGCGTTCCTGAAGCGCATCGCCCGGGAACGCACGGTCGACGGTCGCCCCCTGGTTGATGATCCGGTCTGGGCGCACGCCATCGCGAAGCTGGAAGTCGACATGCTGGCGCTGGAACAAACCAATCTGCGGCTGATGGAACGCGTGCAAGCCGGTGCAGGCAACGGCGCCGAGGCTTCCTTGCTCAAGCTGCTGGGAACCTCGCACGTCAAGGCGATCACCGAACATCAGGTTGAGGCTGCGGGCACACACGCGCTGCCTTTCCGGCCCGAGGCATTTTCCCTTGCCGAGCCAGCGCAAGATCAGTTAAGTCCGCATTGGTCAGGCCCCCTTGTCGGCTTCTGCCTGAATCTGCGCAAGATTTCGATTTACGGCGGAACGGACGAAATCCAGAAGAACATCATCTCCAAGGTCGCCTTGGGCTTATAG
- a CDS encoding 3-oxoacid CoA-transferase subunit B: MARRVAQDIPDGAYVNLGIGLPVTVLDHFNPEHEIIVHSENGILGMRSLKSGEAPDPDVANAAKLPVGLVQGGSFFHHADSFAMMRGGHLDYCILGGYQVSATGDLANWSLGQPGVATAVGGAMDLAVGAKRVYVLMEHATRDGKPRLLDTCTLPLTGRGVVKRVYTDLAVIDVTPAGFCVREMVQGISEAQLQSMTGAALRFELQKA; encoded by the coding sequence ATGGCACGCCGCGTCGCGCAGGATATTCCGGACGGCGCCTACGTGAATCTGGGCATCGGCCTCCCGGTGACGGTGCTGGACCACTTCAATCCCGAACATGAAATCATCGTTCACAGCGAGAACGGCATTCTCGGCATGCGATCGCTCAAATCCGGTGAAGCGCCTGATCCGGATGTCGCCAACGCGGCCAAGCTGCCTGTCGGCCTGGTGCAGGGCGGCAGCTTTTTTCACCACGCCGATTCATTCGCAATGATGCGCGGCGGCCATCTCGACTACTGCATCCTTGGCGGCTATCAGGTCTCCGCGACTGGCGATCTCGCCAACTGGTCGCTCGGTCAACCCGGAGTCGCGACCGCGGTCGGCGGCGCGATGGATCTGGCGGTAGGCGCGAAGCGTGTGTACGTGCTGATGGAGCACGCCACGCGCGACGGAAAACCCCGCCTGCTCGACACCTGCACGCTGCCGCTGACGGGCCGCGGCGTGGTCAAGCGTGTCTACACGGACCTCGCAGTCATCGACGTTACCCCGGCAGGGTTTTGCGTGCGCGAAATGGTTCAAGGCATATCGGAAGCGCAATTGCAGAGCATGACCGGCGCCGCGCTCCGATTCGAGCTTCAAAAGGCATAG